From a single Nostoc sp. MS1 genomic region:
- a CDS encoding PIN domain-containing protein gives MTNNTKLIPIVIDTSVFIHILNPERNTGRHIDILLARLAFTHQLQIDKAGKIDIEYKRKLIEVIENMDEQRFEKHTLEFWILIKQKNIIDIEPSEQLRTGIAKIINDKTKSVDRCLVATAALTTADLITNDEVDILNNATAINKEIKRNRLKKINLMNSQTAHTTYCINTN, from the coding sequence ATGACAAATAATACTAAATTAATACCAATTGTAATCGACACTAGTGTATTTATACATATACTAAATCCAGAAAGGAATACAGGTAGGCATATTGACATACTACTTGCTAGACTTGCATTTACACATCAACTGCAAATTGACAAAGCAGGTAAAATCGATATTGAGTATAAAAGGAAGCTTATAGAAGTAATCGAAAATATGGACGAGCAAAGGTTTGAGAAACATACCCTTGAGTTCTGGATTTTAATCAAACAAAAAAATATAATAGATATTGAACCATCAGAGCAATTAAGAACCGGCATAGCCAAAATTATTAATGATAAAACCAAGAGTGTTGATCGTTGCCTTGTAGCAACCGCTGCTTTAACTACTGCTGATTTAATTACTAATGATGAAGTAGATATTTTGAATAATGCGACAGCTATAAATAAAGAAATTAAAAGAAATCGTCTTAAAAAAATTAACTTAATGAATTCTCAAACAGCACATACTACTTACTGTATAAATACGAATTAA
- a CDS encoding AAA family ATPase has translation MLTNIKLKNFRAFQEDIDVHIRPITILIGRNSAGKSTLIKFLLMLQQTLESSESNEGEFFSTEGRHVSLGTFKDLKNTKTRSKVMQFTLNIKTNYLPDIRIQQIREKLQESKAIPQLEDNSINLSINLNTNLTFKTEEIPGKVTSIKVDSQITTNDLMADFCIYGSIPYTGKQAQHTVSCKIGGKKVIYKEETNIRRTRFLNFPLPNDPVEILKSAFDNLYLDGIRNEIISMRHLSPVREESERSVILGSPPLDDVGHRGEYAMPHLQRLLTEGGERAAFVLRHIESVVDIEEVKFKSQVKGFIPEFRAKNKLTGAESYLVDFGFGVSQCIPIFVQGALLSRGQLLIVEQPEAQIHPTAQLEMGSFFAELWTQRGVPSIIETHSENIIIRLRKLIATGELDSKDVTVAYFYIKDNSVQIKNLDINSDGSIEKGLPMKFFGADILEALSIDII, from the coding sequence ATGCTAACCAATATTAAACTAAAAAATTTCCGAGCATTTCAAGAAGATATAGATGTTCATATCAGACCAATTACAATTTTAATTGGACGTAATAGTGCTGGTAAATCCACACTTATTAAGTTTTTGCTTATGCTCCAGCAGACTCTAGAATCTAGTGAATCTAATGAAGGTGAGTTTTTTTCTACTGAGGGTCGGCATGTTAGTCTAGGAACTTTTAAAGATTTAAAAAATACAAAGACTCGTAGTAAGGTAATGCAATTTACTTTAAATATCAAAACAAATTACTTACCTGATATTAGAATCCAACAAATTAGAGAAAAACTCCAAGAAAGTAAAGCCATACCACAATTAGAAGATAATAGCATTAATCTATCAATTAATTTAAACACAAATTTAACTTTTAAAACTGAAGAAATTCCAGGTAAAGTAACTAGTATAAAAGTTGATTCACAAATAACTACAAATGATCTAATGGCTGACTTTTGCATTTACGGAAGTATTCCATATACTGGTAAACAAGCTCAACACACTGTTAGTTGTAAAATTGGTGGAAAAAAAGTTATCTATAAAGAAGAAACAAATATTAGGCGCACTAGGTTTCTTAACTTTCCTCTTCCAAATGATCCCGTAGAGATACTCAAATCTGCCTTTGATAATCTCTATCTGGATGGTATAAGAAATGAAATTATATCCATGCGGCATTTATCACCTGTTCGTGAAGAATCAGAAAGAAGTGTCATATTAGGTAGTCCCCCCCTGGATGATGTTGGACATAGAGGTGAATACGCTATGCCTCATTTACAACGTTTGCTTACAGAGGGTGGAGAAAGAGCAGCTTTTGTTTTACGACATATTGAATCTGTTGTTGATATTGAGGAAGTTAAATTTAAATCTCAAGTAAAGGGTTTTATTCCTGAATTCCGAGCCAAAAATAAGCTAACTGGTGCAGAATCTTATCTAGTTGATTTTGGCTTTGGTGTTAGTCAATGTATACCAATATTTGTACAAGGAGCTTTACTAAGCCGAGGACAGTTACTAATTGTCGAACAACCGGAAGCTCAAATTCACCCCACTGCACAACTCGAAATGGGTTCTTTTTTTGCCGAATTATGGACACAAAGAGGTGTTCCGTCCATAATTGAAACTCATAGTGAAAATATCATTATTAGGTTGCGTAAGCTGATTGCAACAGGAGAATTGGATTCAAAAGATGTCACAGTTGCATATTTTTATATCAAAGATAATTCTGTGCAAATAAAAAATTTAGATATTAACTCAGATGGAAGTATTGAAAAAGGACTTCCTATGAAGTTTTTTGGAGCAGATATTTTAGAAGCTCTCAGCATTGATATTATATAA
- a CDS encoding site-specific DNA-methyltransferase, translating to MARQRKSEQREIEQYKHENKERANNPPVGLVNPDTDPEESAKKYAYDPHIDPQLDWAGKAEHTSFEVPTVSLHVHERIDPRTIIEAVRKRKDEKVKQLSLFQTPEENLPIRQAIEFYKHKHNWTNRLIAGDSLLVMNSLLEKEGMAGQVQMIYIDPPYGSQYNSNFQPFVNKRDVKDGNDEDLTQEPETIKAFRDTWEFNIHSYLTYLRDRLLLAKDLLLEEGSIFVQIGDTNVHRVRCLMDEVFGSDNFCMEIVLMKASNQSSKLLPGVNDFLLWYAKDISKVKYKELFTESEAIENPNERYICVETENGELIDLSLAQKTGKQELPKGRICRLWPTFSQRRGSDNSFKYTFNNVEYEPPARYGWQTNITGLNRLAAAGRLHPIGKSLRWKVYHDEFPYKTLNSTWLDLRPGGFGEQRIYVLQTDYRAIERCLLMTTDPGDLVLDPTCGSGTTAYVAERWGRRWITCDTSRVSITLAKQRLMTGIFDYYELADIKEGSGEDFKYKTVSRITLKSIANNPEIKEEMARKEIEEVIQKHAAKVTLYDQPLVDKSKVRITGLFTVESVPAPTVKPLDDIEGLADTPIADQSIARSGETIRQAEWRDELLKTGIRGKNGQYIFFSTVEPFSGKRWLHADAETKPIYQEDNTSQSISSSEEKPMRAVISFGPEFAPLDQRQVEMALQEAETLRPKPKLVIFAAFQFDPEAAKEIDETDWSGVTLLKVQMNADLLTQDLKKKRASNESFWLIGQPDVALRRIHRGEDTGKWEVEIHGFDYYNTRTGNIESGNVEKIAMWMLDTDYDGRSVFPSQVFFPMAGEKDGWSRLARNLKAEIDEDLIESYRGTISLPFEIGTYQRVAVKIVDDRGIESLKIIRFTNSN from the coding sequence ATGGCAAGGCAGAGGAAATCAGAGCAGAGAGAAATTGAGCAATATAAGCACGAAAATAAGGAACGAGCAAATAATCCCCCAGTTGGGCTAGTGAACCCAGACACTGACCCAGAAGAGAGTGCTAAAAAGTATGCCTACGATCCTCACATTGATCCTCAGCTAGATTGGGCTGGGAAAGCAGAGCATACTAGTTTTGAAGTGCCTACAGTTTCGCTGCACGTCCATGAACGTATAGACCCACGCACGATTATTGAAGCAGTGCGAAAGCGCAAGGATGAAAAGGTTAAACAACTGTCCTTATTTCAAACCCCAGAAGAAAATCTACCAATTCGACAAGCTATTGAGTTTTATAAACACAAACATAACTGGACAAACCGCTTAATTGCTGGAGACTCCCTTTTAGTGATGAATTCACTATTAGAAAAGGAAGGCATGGCAGGGCAGGTGCAAATGATTTATATCGACCCGCCCTATGGAAGTCAATATAATTCAAATTTTCAACCATTTGTAAATAAACGAGACGTAAAAGATGGCAATGATGAGGATCTAACCCAAGAACCAGAGACTATCAAAGCATTTAGAGATACTTGGGAGTTCAACATTCATTCTTATTTAACTTATTTACGCGATCGTTTATTACTGGCAAAGGATTTACTTCTTGAAGAAGGTTCTATTTTTGTGCAAATAGGTGATACAAATGTCCATCGAGTTAGGTGCTTAATGGATGAAGTATTTGGCAGTGATAACTTTTGTATGGAAATTGTTTTGATGAAAGCAAGCAATCAGTCATCTAAATTATTGCCAGGTGTCAATGATTTCTTGCTATGGTATGCAAAAGATATCAGCAAGGTAAAGTATAAAGAATTATTTACAGAAAGTGAGGCTATAGAAAATCCCAACGAGCGATATATTTGCGTTGAGACAGAAAATGGAGAACTTATTGACCTTTCTTTAGCACAAAAAACGGGGAAACAAGAATTACCAAAAGGTCGTATTTGTAGACTATGGCCAACATTTTCTCAAAGACGTGGCAGCGATAATTCATTTAAATACACTTTTAATAATGTTGAGTATGAGCCACCTGCAAGATATGGCTGGCAAACCAATATCACAGGTTTAAATCGTTTAGCGGCTGCTGGAAGATTACATCCTATTGGGAAATCACTAAGATGGAAAGTCTATCATGATGAATTTCCATACAAAACTTTAAATAGTACTTGGTTAGATTTAAGACCAGGTGGATTTGGCGAACAGAGAATTTATGTTTTACAGACTGATTATAGAGCAATAGAACGTTGTCTTTTGATGACAACTGATCCAGGAGACTTGGTATTAGATCCAACCTGTGGTAGCGGTACTACAGCATATGTTGCAGAACGCTGGGGAAGACGTTGGATTACTTGCGATACTTCTCGTGTATCTATTACTCTTGCAAAACAAAGGTTGATGACTGGAATTTTTGATTATTATGAATTAGCGGATATCAAAGAAGGTTCAGGCGAAGATTTTAAATATAAAACAGTATCACGTATTACGCTGAAATCCATTGCCAACAACCCAGAAATCAAAGAAGAAATGGCAAGGAAAGAAATTGAGGAAGTGATTCAAAAACACGCTGCCAAAGTAACTCTTTACGACCAACCTCTAGTAGATAAATCAAAAGTAAGAATTACAGGTTTATTTACAGTTGAGTCTGTTCCTGCACCAACTGTTAAACCCCTGGATGATATTGAAGGGTTAGCCGATACTCCAATTGCCGATCAATCTATTGCTCGTTCTGGGGAAACCATAAGACAGGCAGAATGGCGAGATGAGCTATTAAAAACTGGAATTCGAGGCAAAAACGGTCAATATATTTTCTTTTCAACTGTAGAGCCTTTCTCAGGTAAGCGCTGGCTCCATGCTGATGCTGAAACTAAACCTATTTATCAAGAAGATAATACATCCCAAAGCATCAGTAGTAGTGAAGAGAAACCTATGCGTGCTGTAATTTCATTTGGCCCAGAATTTGCTCCTCTAGATCAACGCCAAGTAGAAATGGCACTTCAAGAAGCGGAAACTCTGCGTCCCAAACCCAAGTTAGTTATTTTTGCTGCCTTTCAATTTGACCCCGAAGCTGCAAAAGAAATTGATGAAACTGACTGGTCTGGTGTCACTCTGCTCAAGGTACAAATGAACGCGGATTTACTAACACAAGACCTAAAGAAAAAACGTGCTAGTAACGAGAGTTTTTGGCTAATTGGTCAACCCGATGTTGCACTTCGTCGTATTCATCGAGGAGAAGATACAGGTAAATGGGAAGTAGAAATTCATGGCTTCGATTACTACAATACCAGAACTGGAAATATTGAATCTGGTAATGTCGAAAAAATTGCCATGTGGATGCTTGATACTGATTATGACGGCAGAAGTGTTTTTCCTAGTCAGGTTTTCTTTCCAATGGCAGGAGAGAAAGATGGCTGGTCACGTCTTGCTAGGAATCTTAAAGCCGAGATTGATGAAGATTTAATTGAGTCATATCGAGGAACTATTTCATTACCTTTTGAGATAGGCACATATCAACGTGTTGCCGTGAAAATAGTTGATGATAGAGGAATCGAATCGCTAAAAATAATTAGATTTACAAATAGTAACTAG
- the hisF gene encoding imidazole glycerol phosphate synthase subunit HisF — protein MLSKRILPCLDVKAGRVVKGVNFVNLKDAGDPVELAKVYNEAGADELVFLDITATHEDRDTIIDVVYRTAEQVFIPLTVGGGIQSLENVKALLRAGADKVSINSAAVRDPDLIDRASDRFGNQCIVVAIDARRRLDPNNPGWDVYVRGGRENTGLDALSWAKEVAKRGAGELLVTSMDADGTQAGYDIELTRAIAESVEIPVIASGGAGNCEHIYTALTEGKAEAALLASLLHYGQLSVEEIKNYLRDRQVPVRLFA, from the coding sequence ATGTTATCTAAAAGAATCTTACCTTGTTTAGATGTTAAGGCGGGACGGGTTGTTAAAGGAGTTAACTTTGTTAACCTCAAGGATGCCGGTGATCCCGTAGAACTGGCGAAGGTTTACAACGAAGCTGGGGCGGATGAGTTAGTGTTTCTTGATATTACAGCTACTCATGAAGACCGGGATACTATCATCGATGTGGTTTACCGCACAGCTGAACAAGTGTTTATTCCCCTGACTGTAGGCGGTGGGATTCAATCCTTAGAAAATGTTAAAGCTTTGTTACGCGCCGGGGCTGATAAGGTTAGTATTAACTCTGCGGCTGTACGTGACCCAGACTTAATTGATCGAGCAAGCGATCGCTTTGGTAATCAGTGCATAGTTGTGGCAATTGATGCTAGACGAAGGCTCGATCCTAATAATCCTGGTTGGGATGTTTACGTGCGAGGGGGTAGGGAAAATACGGGCTTGGATGCCTTATCATGGGCTAAGGAAGTCGCAAAACGTGGTGCAGGGGAGTTATTAGTAACCAGTATGGATGCGGATGGTACGCAAGCTGGTTATGATATTGAGTTAACAAGGGCAATTGCTGAGTCTGTAGAAATACCAGTTATTGCTTCCGGTGGTGCTGGTAACTGTGAACATATATATACCGCATTAACCGAGGGGAAAGCAGAAGCGGCTTTATTGGCTTCACTTCTACATTACGGGCAACTCAGCGTAGAAGAAATCAAGAATTATTTGCGCGATCGTCAAGTTCCCGTCCGCTTGTTTGCCTAA
- the ruvB gene encoding Holliday junction branch migration DNA helicase RuvB: protein MAIISSKKQPPEPNGQPNKRRESAPAASKENILQPEAAIDEQDKQEESIRPQKFADYIGQKDLKDVLDIAIKAAKSRGEVLDHLLLYGPPGLGKTTMAMILASEMGVNYKITSAPALERPRDIVGLLVNLKPGDILFIDEIHRLSRMTEEILYPAMEDYRLDITVGKGSSARIRSIPLSKFTLVGATTRVGALTSPLRDRFGLIQKLRFYEVDELSKIVLRSAKLLQTNVSEDGAVEIARRSRGTPRIANRLLKRVRDYAQVKLCPEITQPIAAEALQLFQVDPCGLDWTDRRMLSVIIEQFNGGPVGLETIAAATGEDTQTIEEVYEPYLMQIGYLSRTPRGRIATKAAYKHMGFTPPNEQLSLL, encoded by the coding sequence ATGGCGATAATCTCCTCAAAAAAACAGCCTCCAGAACCAAACGGACAACCAAACAAACGCCGGGAGTCAGCACCAGCAGCCTCCAAAGAAAATATTTTGCAGCCAGAAGCGGCTATTGATGAACAGGATAAGCAAGAAGAAAGCATTCGTCCCCAGAAATTTGCCGACTACATCGGGCAGAAAGACCTCAAAGATGTACTGGACATAGCCATCAAAGCAGCCAAGTCCCGTGGTGAAGTTTTGGATCACTTGCTACTGTACGGCCCGCCAGGATTGGGTAAAACAACAATGGCAATGATATTAGCTTCGGAGATGGGAGTCAATTACAAAATCACCAGTGCGCCAGCTTTAGAACGTCCAAGGGATATTGTGGGGTTATTAGTGAACTTAAAACCCGGTGATATTCTATTTATTGATGAAATCCATAGACTATCGCGGATGACAGAAGAAATTCTTTATCCGGCAATGGAAGACTATCGCTTAGATATTACTGTAGGTAAAGGTTCTAGCGCCCGGATTCGCAGTATACCCTTGTCCAAGTTTACCTTAGTGGGGGCTACAACCCGTGTCGGTGCATTGACCTCACCATTGCGCGATCGCTTCGGCTTAATTCAAAAACTCCGCTTCTACGAAGTTGACGAACTCAGTAAAATAGTCCTACGTAGCGCCAAACTACTGCAAACCAACGTCAGCGAAGATGGTGCAGTAGAAATCGCCCGGCGATCGCGGGGAACACCACGGATTGCCAATCGGTTACTTAAGCGTGTCCGTGATTATGCCCAAGTCAAATTATGTCCAGAAATTACCCAACCCATCGCCGCCGAAGCATTACAGTTATTTCAAGTAGATCCCTGCGGCTTAGATTGGACAGACCGCCGTATGTTAAGTGTAATTATTGAACAATTTAACGGCGGCCCCGTAGGCTTAGAAACCATAGCCGCCGCCACAGGTGAAGATACTCAAACCATTGAGGAAGTATACGAACCCTATCTTATGCAAATCGGCTACCTCAGTAGAACCCCACGCGGCCGCATAGCGACGAAAGCCGCATACAAACATATGGGTTTTACACCACCTAATGAACAGTTATCTTTACTGTAG